In one Bacteroidales bacterium WCE2004 genomic region, the following are encoded:
- a CDS encoding bile acid:Na+ symporter, BASS family (manually curated), whose translation MNTIWIVLPILTVLMFDLGLCLKLQDFARVVKAPKAVLLALFGQIVLLPLIALGIGRAFGLTPVFFLGLILIACCPGGSSSNIFSKLAGGDVALSVTLTALSSLITLVTVPLVMAWATEAAGAAVGITLPVGNLLKQNLLLMLLPVLLGIGVNHFRPKAAAAIDRVLSKAAFPALMVLISVFFLQHYRTIFANMATLGLCVTLLIVLSAGSAAGLSRLFRLGGQQRRTTVIEVGMQNAAQAIAVATSPFIFNNPEMAIPAILYSLMMNVVLLIYVGLVRRRKA comes from the coding sequence ATGAATACAATCTGGATAGTATTACCGATTCTTACCGTTTTGATGTTTGACCTGGGCCTCTGCCTGAAGCTTCAGGATTTCGCCCGGGTGGTCAAGGCACCCAAGGCGGTGCTGCTGGCCCTGTTCGGCCAGATCGTGCTGCTGCCCCTCATCGCGCTCGGCATCGGCCGCGCGTTCGGGCTCACGCCCGTTTTCTTCCTCGGATTGATCCTGATCGCCTGTTGCCCGGGCGGCAGTTCTTCCAATATCTTCTCCAAGCTCGCCGGCGGCGACGTGGCGCTGTCCGTCACGCTCACGGCACTCAGCAGCCTGATCACGCTCGTGACCGTGCCGCTGGTGATGGCGTGGGCCACCGAAGCGGCCGGTGCCGCCGTCGGGATCACGCTTCCGGTGGGCAACCTGCTCAAGCAGAACCTCCTGCTGATGCTGCTCCCCGTGCTGCTCGGCATCGGCGTCAACCATTTCCGGCCCAAGGCCGCGGCCGCCATCGACCGGGTCCTGTCCAAGGCCGCCTTCCCCGCCCTGATGGTGCTGATCAGCGTCTTCTTCCTGCAGCACTACCGCACCATCTTCGCCAACATGGCCACCCTCGGTCTCTGCGTCACGCTCCTCATCGTCCTTTCCGCCGGCTCGGCGGCCGGCCTGTCGCGGCTCTTCCGCCTGGGCGGCCAGCAGCGGCGTACGACCGTGATCGAGGTGGGCATGCAGAACGCCGCCCAGGCCATCGCCGTGGCCACGAGCCCCTTCATCTTCAACAATCCGGAGATGGCCATCCCGGCCATCCTCTACTCGCTGATGATGAACGTGGTGCTGCTGATCTACGTGGGCCTCGTGCGCCGCAGGAAGGCCTGA